One Calliopsis andreniformis isolate RMS-2024a chromosome 9, iyCalAndr_principal, whole genome shotgun sequence genomic window carries:
- the Nmnat gene encoding nicotinamide mononucleotide adenylyltransferase isoform X1, translated as MAPTRVILMSCGSYNPPTNMHLRMFEIARDHLHRMGTHIVVGGVISPVHDAYAKKELASASHRCAMLRLALQNSDWIRLSSWETRQNGWTKTRLSLQHHQNLLNSVLFDANNLNRVPIEDLEWIPENVKNSSDHTPIQIKLLCGADLLESFGTHDLWAEEDIDAIVGEHGLVVITREGSNPNKFIYDSDILSRHMHNIYIVTEWIPNEVSSTRIRRALKRGESVRYLLQDAVIDYVYKHGIYDAKPTTSTIKLELTSPNANNYLTIDSKYQSTFLTPSPSDVTMESPSPIEIISIDVPDTVLRKNIQNATSVACVASRHAGLEEAREKFISALVAENGNGKHITTAKAAYPGLAKQIIATETGESQILDEVGFVDDDRKIRKVVRVQPQSSQVEQVPPSVATSSKHEATVESTAKACVEAEDRFKSDESRVRTMLEDEIAEVGLGRDKEDPDNKSSVSPSGHSVSVDNSGRHECALSDFSVDKEDYRLSRYGLDDGIEDIQEQNEDCRLGKVCSNDSIENQRVTAIPKDEQFDRKESSNVLDQDGFSDSMRRSNTQVLVLVSAMIHNPFEKESTTLILEENAVQGKGEIMIYKGDSDGSIDKLSLLVQSPVPSSMSDESTVKIQEIVDDVSENVKEASDDSLVLDKASSKRDMNIEIDGKYVKSVVNSRKSPRKTKNGQMRVYNSENEEKQIRDSHKTEKKSTDSYTQSEETFYKTVSKSSSKVSSSKTRSPRKEGKSSRSSVQKASSSSKILDNTMSDERLKKTHRYNANLKGSLDSVIATSDSRTMSRRKSKTDEGFSKKSKSYESIKKIQETCYEDSSKADSTSQLITANELDMHTDEFCSVCCYVNEMSLRTEEGVGSPTQENFYTLRSNCSSIADEDSTECDICSSWNLQESTDTLDRKIVSNDYDQLCEMCEICGEICATFNPEQETAFSATWNSRDSEHDRILESSSKSLPKETSRIVDSAATDPSLDEDSFEIENCGLQSGPDSVDDRPLVDQPSEKLSLKSLNLFDASATKKNLQDAYFIPKDEVAILTSGARRISRKGSLLRKKPEDLANVSQDKRRYSSVDNLQLAKVSARRNEKILKSKNSKLIGSADNIRASKSSRRCKSLQRSADNVQYIDSSTDNLDSLVEGLDRGGETQKSLDWMDRPKIRDNETVKMILTKHGIKIISEKETAL; from the exons atggCACCAACGCGTGTTATTCTTATGTCGTGCGGCAGTTATAACCCTCCAACCAATATGCACTTAAGAATGTTTG AAATTGCCAGAGATCATCTTCATAGAATGGGAACTCATATTGTGGTTGGTGGTGTTATATCTCCAGTCCATGATGCGTATGCTAAGAAAGAACTCGCAAGTGCATCGCATAGATGTGCTATGTTGAGATTAGCCTTACAAAACAGTGATTGGATTCGACTTAGCTCTTGGGAGACAAGACAAAATGGTTGGACAAAAACTAGACTTAGTTTACAGCACCACCAAAATTTGTTGAATTCTGTATTATTCGATGCAAACAATCTTAATCGTgtgccgattgaagatttagaatggaTACCAGAGAATGTGAAAAATAGCTCTGATCATACTCCAATCCAAATTAAATTATTGTGTGGTGCTGATTTGTTGGAAAGTTTTGGAACACATGATCTTTGGGCTGAAGAAGAT ATTGATGCAATTGTTGGTGAACATGGTCTCGTAGTCATTACTAGGGAAGGTTCTAATCCTAATAAATTTATATATGATTCAGATATTCTTTCTAGACATATG CACAATATTTACATAGTAACTGAATGGATTCCAAATGAAGTTAGCTCCACTCGAATACGAAGAGCATTGAAGAGAGGTGAAAGCGTCAGATATCTCCTGCAAGATGCTGTGATCGATTATGTCTATAAACATGGGATTTATGATGCAAAGCCGACAACGTCGACAAT TAAGTTGGAACTGACCTCGCCCAATGCGAATAATTACTTGACCATTGATTCGAAGTATCAAAGCACCTTTCTCACGCCGTCGCCTAGCGACGTTACCATGGAATCCCCGAGTCCGATCGAAATAATATCCATCGACGTGCCCGATACGGTTCTGCGTAAGAATATCCAGAACGCGACGAGCGTGGCGTGCGTCGCTTCTCGGCATGCCGGCCTCGAGGAGGCGCGCGAGAAATTCATTAGCGCGCTCGTCGCCGAGAACGGTAACGGCAAGCACATAACCACCGCGAAGGCCGCTTATCCAGGTCTCGCGAAACAGATCATCGCCACCGAAACCGGCGAGTCGCAGATCCTCGACGAGGTAGGTTTCGTTGACGATGATAGGAAGATCAGGAAGGTGGTCAGGGTACAGCCCCAGTCGAGTCAGGTAGAACAGGTACCCCCGAGTGTCGCCACCTCGTCCAAACACGAGGCTACCGTCGAGAGTACCGCGAAAGCCTGTGTCGAGGCGGAGGATCGCTTTAAGTCAGACGAGAGTAGAGTTCGAACGATGCTCGAGGACGAGATTGCCGAGGTAGGATTAGGTAGAGACAAGGAAGATCCCGATAATAAATCTTCCGTCTCGCCTTCGGGTCATTCCGTGTCTGTAGATAACAGCGGGCGCCACGAATGCGCTCTGTCAGACTTCAGCGTCGACAAAGAGGATTATAGACTGTCGCGGTACGGTTTAGATGATGGAATAGAAGATATCCAAGAACAaaatgaggattgtcggttaggAAAGGTGTGTTCGAACGATTCGATCGAGAATCAGCGGGTGACCGCGATTCCCAAGGATGAGCAGTTTGATCGAAAGGAGAGCAGCAATGTGCTTGACCAAGACGGTTTCTCTGATAGTATGCGACGTTCTAATACACAGGTTTTGGTTCTGGTTAGCGCTATGATTCATAATCCTTTTGAGAAAGAGAGCACGACTTTGATCTTAGAGGAAAACGCAGTCCAAGGCAAAGGTGAGATTATGATATACAAGGGTGACTCAGATGGAAGTATCGATAAACTGAGTCTTTTGGTGCAGTCACCTGTACCGTCGTCTATGAGTGATGAAAGTACGGTCAAGATCCAAGAAATAGTCGATGATGTGTCTGAAAACGTGAAAGAAGCATCAGACGATTCGTTGGTTCTGGATAAGGCGTCCTCGAAGCGAGATATGAACATTGAAATAGATGGTAAGTACGTGAAGTCTGTCGTAAACTCTCGCAAAAGTCCCAGGAAGACTAAAAATGGCCAAATGCGAGTCTACAATAGTGAAAACGAGGAGAAACAGATTAGAGACAGCCATAAGACAGAGAAAAAAAGCACTGATTCCTATACACAATCGGAGGAAACGTTTTACAAAACAGTATCAAAGTCTTCTTCGAAGGTGTCCTCGTCGAAAACGAGAAGTCCCAGAAAGGAAGGGAAATCTTCGCGATCGAGTGTTCAGAAAGCATCCAGCAGTTCGAAAATTCTCGATAACACAATGAGTGATGAGAGGCTGAAGAAAACGCATCGATACAACGCGAATCTCAAAGGAAGCCTTGACTCTGTGATCGCTACGAGCGACTCTAGAACAATGTCCAGACGAAAGTCAAAAACTGACGAAGGTTTCTCAAAAAAATCGAAGAGCTACGAATCGATAAAAAAGATCCAGGAGACGTGCTACGAGGATTCTTCCAAAGCTGACAGTACGTCCCAACTGATCACAGCCAACGAGCTGGACATGCATACTGACGAATTCTGTTCAGTGTGCTGTTACGTGAACGAGATGTCCCTGAGAACCGAGGAAGGAGTCGGCAGTCCAACCCAAGAGAACTTTTACACCTTGCGTTCTAACTGCAGCTCCATCGCCGATGAAGACTCAACAGAGTGCGACATCTGCAGCTCTTGGAATCTCCAGGAGTCCACTGACACACTAGACAGAAAGATAGTCTCAAACGATTACGATCAGCTCTGCGAAATGTGCGAGATTTGTGGCGAGATATGCGCCACGTTCAACCCCGAGCAGGAGACAGCGTTCTCTGCGACATGGAATTCCAGGGATTCCGAGCACGATCGAATACTCGAATCTTCCTCAAAAAGTCTTCCCAAAGAGACCTCTAGGATCGTCGACAGCGCTGCAACAGATCCATCATTGGATGAAGATAGTTTCGAGATCGAGAACTGTGGGCTCCAAAGTGGCCCTGACTCAGTGGACGATCGACCATTAGTCGATCAACCGAGTGAAAAACTCTCGTTGAAGTCTCTTAATCTGTTCGATGCGTCTGCCACCAAGAAGAACTTACAAGACGCGTATTTCATACCAAAAGACGAAGTTGCTATCCTGACCAGCGGCGCGAGGCGAATAAGTCGCAAAGGTTCTTTGCTGAGGAAGAAACCCGAGGACTTGGCGAACGTTTCTCAGGACAAAAGGCGTTATTCTTCAGTAGACAATCTTCAACTAGCCAAAGTGTCTGCTAGGAGGAACGAGAAGATTCTCAAGTCGAAGAACAGCAAACTGATTGGCTCCGCGGACAACATACGAGCTTCCAAGAGTTCCAGGAGGTGCAAGTCTTTGCAGAGGTCAGCTGACAATGTACAATACATTGACTCCTCGACGGATAATCTGGATTCGTTGGTGGAGGGTCTAGATAGGGGAGGTGAGACTCAAAAGTCACTGGACTGGATGGACAGGCCGAAAATCAGGGACAATGAAACGGTGAAGATGATTCTAACGAAGCACGGTATTAAAATAATCAGCGAGAAAGAAACTGCTCTATAA
- the Nmnat gene encoding nicotinamide mononucleotide adenylyltransferase isoform X2, translating into MAPTRVILMSCGSYNPPTNMHLRMFEIARDHLHRMGTHIVVGGVISPVHDAYAKKELASASHRCAMLRLALQNSDWIRLSSWETRQNGWTKTRLSLQHHQNLLNSVLFDANNLNRVPIEDLEWIPENVKNSSDHTPIQIKLLCGADLLESFGTHDLWAEEDIDAIVGEHGLVVITREGSNPNKFIYDSDILSRHMHNIYIVTEWIPNEVSSTRIRRALKRGESVRYLLQDAVIDYVYKHGIYDAKPTTSTIKLELTSPNANNYLTIDSKYQSTFLTPSPSDVTMESPSPIEIISIDVPDTVLRKNIQNATSVACVASRHAGLEEAREKFISALVAENGNGKHITTAKAAYPGLAKQIIATETGESQILDEGTAKPACLL; encoded by the exons atggCACCAACGCGTGTTATTCTTATGTCGTGCGGCAGTTATAACCCTCCAACCAATATGCACTTAAGAATGTTTG AAATTGCCAGAGATCATCTTCATAGAATGGGAACTCATATTGTGGTTGGTGGTGTTATATCTCCAGTCCATGATGCGTATGCTAAGAAAGAACTCGCAAGTGCATCGCATAGATGTGCTATGTTGAGATTAGCCTTACAAAACAGTGATTGGATTCGACTTAGCTCTTGGGAGACAAGACAAAATGGTTGGACAAAAACTAGACTTAGTTTACAGCACCACCAAAATTTGTTGAATTCTGTATTATTCGATGCAAACAATCTTAATCGTgtgccgattgaagatttagaatggaTACCAGAGAATGTGAAAAATAGCTCTGATCATACTCCAATCCAAATTAAATTATTGTGTGGTGCTGATTTGTTGGAAAGTTTTGGAACACATGATCTTTGGGCTGAAGAAGAT ATTGATGCAATTGTTGGTGAACATGGTCTCGTAGTCATTACTAGGGAAGGTTCTAATCCTAATAAATTTATATATGATTCAGATATTCTTTCTAGACATATG CACAATATTTACATAGTAACTGAATGGATTCCAAATGAAGTTAGCTCCACTCGAATACGAAGAGCATTGAAGAGAGGTGAAAGCGTCAGATATCTCCTGCAAGATGCTGTGATCGATTATGTCTATAAACATGGGATTTATGATGCAAAGCCGACAACGTCGACAAT TAAGTTGGAACTGACCTCGCCCAATGCGAATAATTACTTGACCATTGATTCGAAGTATCAAAGCACCTTTCTCACGCCGTCGCCTAGCGACGTTACCATGGAATCCCCGAGTCCGATCGAAATAATATCCATCGACGTGCCCGATACGGTTCTGCGTAAGAATATCCAGAACGCGACGAGCGTGGCGTGCGTCGCTTCTCGGCATGCCGGCCTCGAGGAGGCGCGCGAGAAATTCATTAGCGCGCTCGTCGCCGAGAACGGTAACGGCAAGCACATAACCACCGCGAAGGCCGCTTATCCAGGTCTCGCGAAACAGATCATCGCCACCGAAACCGGCGAGTCGCAGATCCTCGACGAG
- the Nmnat gene encoding nicotinamide mononucleotide adenylyltransferase isoform X4, whose amino-acid sequence MAPTRVILMSCGSYNPPTNMHLRMFEIARDHLHRMGTHIVVGGVISPVHDAYAKKELASASHRCAMLRLALQNSDWIRLSSWETRQNGWTKTRLSLQHHQNLLNSVLFDANNLNRVPIEDLEWIPENVKNSSDHTPIQIKLLCGADLLESFGTHDLWAEEDIDAIVGEHGLVVITREGSNPNKFIYDSDILSRHMHNIYIVTEWIPNEVSSTRIRRALKRGESVRYLLQDAVIDYVYKHGIYDAKPTTSTISFFDLERFFAEPEH is encoded by the exons atggCACCAACGCGTGTTATTCTTATGTCGTGCGGCAGTTATAACCCTCCAACCAATATGCACTTAAGAATGTTTG AAATTGCCAGAGATCATCTTCATAGAATGGGAACTCATATTGTGGTTGGTGGTGTTATATCTCCAGTCCATGATGCGTATGCTAAGAAAGAACTCGCAAGTGCATCGCATAGATGTGCTATGTTGAGATTAGCCTTACAAAACAGTGATTGGATTCGACTTAGCTCTTGGGAGACAAGACAAAATGGTTGGACAAAAACTAGACTTAGTTTACAGCACCACCAAAATTTGTTGAATTCTGTATTATTCGATGCAAACAATCTTAATCGTgtgccgattgaagatttagaatggaTACCAGAGAATGTGAAAAATAGCTCTGATCATACTCCAATCCAAATTAAATTATTGTGTGGTGCTGATTTGTTGGAAAGTTTTGGAACACATGATCTTTGGGCTGAAGAAGAT ATTGATGCAATTGTTGGTGAACATGGTCTCGTAGTCATTACTAGGGAAGGTTCTAATCCTAATAAATTTATATATGATTCAGATATTCTTTCTAGACATATG CACAATATTTACATAGTAACTGAATGGATTCCAAATGAAGTTAGCTCCACTCGAATACGAAGAGCATTGAAGAGAGGTGAAAGCGTCAGATATCTCCTGCAAGATGCTGTGATCGATTATGTCTATAAACATGGGATTTATGATGCAAAGCCGACAACGTCGACAAT
- the Nmnat gene encoding nicotinamide mononucleotide adenylyltransferase isoform X3, whose product MAPTRVILMSCGSYNPPTNMHLRMFEIARDHLHRMGTHIVVGGVISPVHDAYAKKELASASHRCAMLRLALQNSDWIRLSSWETRQNGWTKTRLSLQHHQNLLNSVLFDANNLNRVPIEDLEWIPENVKNSSDHTPIQIKLLCGADLLESFGTHDLWAEEDIDAIVGEHGLVVITREGSNPNKFIYDSDILSRHMHNIYIVTEWIPNEVSSTRIRRALKRGESVRYLLQDAVIDYVYKHGIYDAKPTTSTIKHLRMDGSLDLARVLISCIK is encoded by the exons atggCACCAACGCGTGTTATTCTTATGTCGTGCGGCAGTTATAACCCTCCAACCAATATGCACTTAAGAATGTTTG AAATTGCCAGAGATCATCTTCATAGAATGGGAACTCATATTGTGGTTGGTGGTGTTATATCTCCAGTCCATGATGCGTATGCTAAGAAAGAACTCGCAAGTGCATCGCATAGATGTGCTATGTTGAGATTAGCCTTACAAAACAGTGATTGGATTCGACTTAGCTCTTGGGAGACAAGACAAAATGGTTGGACAAAAACTAGACTTAGTTTACAGCACCACCAAAATTTGTTGAATTCTGTATTATTCGATGCAAACAATCTTAATCGTgtgccgattgaagatttagaatggaTACCAGAGAATGTGAAAAATAGCTCTGATCATACTCCAATCCAAATTAAATTATTGTGTGGTGCTGATTTGTTGGAAAGTTTTGGAACACATGATCTTTGGGCTGAAGAAGAT ATTGATGCAATTGTTGGTGAACATGGTCTCGTAGTCATTACTAGGGAAGGTTCTAATCCTAATAAATTTATATATGATTCAGATATTCTTTCTAGACATATG CACAATATTTACATAGTAACTGAATGGATTCCAAATGAAGTTAGCTCCACTCGAATACGAAGAGCATTGAAGAGAGGTGAAAGCGTCAGATATCTCCTGCAAGATGCTGTGATCGATTATGTCTATAAACATGGGATTTATGATGCAAAGCCGACAACGTCGACAAT
- the Nmnat gene encoding nicotinamide mononucleotide adenylyltransferase isoform X5 — protein MAPTRVILMSCGSYNPPTNMHLRMFEIARDHLHRMGTHIVVGGVISPVHDAYAKKELASASHRCAMLRLALQNSDWIRLSSWETRQNGWTKTRLSLQHHQNLLNSVLFDANNLNRVPIEDLEWIPENVKNSSDHTPIQIKLLCGADLLESFGTHDLWAEEDIDAIVGEHGLVVITREGSNPNKFIYDSDILSRHMHNIYIVTEWIPNEVSSTRIRRALKRGESVRYLLQDAVIDYVYKHGIYDAKPTTSTMVQQNLHAYCKTDS, from the exons atggCACCAACGCGTGTTATTCTTATGTCGTGCGGCAGTTATAACCCTCCAACCAATATGCACTTAAGAATGTTTG AAATTGCCAGAGATCATCTTCATAGAATGGGAACTCATATTGTGGTTGGTGGTGTTATATCTCCAGTCCATGATGCGTATGCTAAGAAAGAACTCGCAAGTGCATCGCATAGATGTGCTATGTTGAGATTAGCCTTACAAAACAGTGATTGGATTCGACTTAGCTCTTGGGAGACAAGACAAAATGGTTGGACAAAAACTAGACTTAGTTTACAGCACCACCAAAATTTGTTGAATTCTGTATTATTCGATGCAAACAATCTTAATCGTgtgccgattgaagatttagaatggaTACCAGAGAATGTGAAAAATAGCTCTGATCATACTCCAATCCAAATTAAATTATTGTGTGGTGCTGATTTGTTGGAAAGTTTTGGAACACATGATCTTTGGGCTGAAGAAGAT ATTGATGCAATTGTTGGTGAACATGGTCTCGTAGTCATTACTAGGGAAGGTTCTAATCCTAATAAATTTATATATGATTCAGATATTCTTTCTAGACATATG CACAATATTTACATAGTAACTGAATGGATTCCAAATGAAGTTAGCTCCACTCGAATACGAAGAGCATTGAAGAGAGGTGAAAGCGTCAGATATCTCCTGCAAGATGCTGTGATCGATTATGTCTATAAACATGGGATTTATGATGCAAAGCCGACAACGTCGACAAT